In one window of Arachis ipaensis cultivar K30076 chromosome B06, Araip1.1, whole genome shotgun sequence DNA:
- the LOC107646771 gene encoding uncharacterized protein LOC107646771, with translation MKSRGEIIKKLKSQVGHLSQQIPKSTDSFPSDIEKNPRGEMKKVRWEECKAITLKIEEILKEHTSKPTEHSQGSSQGNLEEQEQGNGPVQEKEPKRKEILKPYVPKALFPQRLKGGEKEKSYSRFLDMFASLSVNIPFIKTLQQMPTYIKCMKESLTKKGTLKGGQTVIMNKECSALIKKDLPLKKKI, from the coding sequence ATGAAAAGCCGAGGAGAGATCATTAAAAAGCTCAAATCTCAAGTAGGACACCTCTCACAGCAGATTCCTAAGTCCACTGATAGTTTCCCTAGTGACATTGAGAAAAATCCAAGAGGGGAAATGAAGAAGGTGAGATGGGAAGAATGTAAGGCAATCACTCTTAAAATTGAAGAAATTCTTAAAGAACATACCAGCAAGCCAACAGAGCACAGCCAAGGAAGTTCCCAGGGAAACTTGGAGGAACAAGAACAAGGAAATGGACCTGTACAAGAGAAAGAACCAAAAAGGAAGGAAATtctgaagccttatgtgccaaaggcactaTTTCCCCAGAGACTCAAGGGAGGTGAGAAAGAGAAGTCATACTCAAGATTTCTAGACATGTTTGCATCCCTCAGTGTCAACATACCCTTCATCAAAACTCTCCAACAGATGCCTACCTACATCAAGTGCATGAAAGAGTCGCTGACCAAGAAAGGAACCTTGAAAGGGGGACAAACAGTGataatgaacaaggaatgtagtgccctcatCAAGAAGGACTTACCTCTGAAAAAAAAGATCTAG